The genomic window TGGATCTCCGGTCGTTGCTGCTCGGTGACGAAGCGGCGCACGATGCGCAAGCCCGCGATCACGAGAGGCTCCGCCACCGCGGCGACATGCATGCGACACCGCCGCCACTCCACCGCGGCGAAGGAGCCGTCGCCTTCGGCTACCTCACGCAGGTCATTCCACCAAAATGTATTGAGCTTCAACCGATCGAGAAGGGCGAGCACTCCATCGAGCGCAAGGGAGCGATGGGAACGGAGCAGCGAGATCAGCGCGATCACCTCGGCCGCGTTGACCCGACGTTGCCGACTCGGCTCGTGGAGCAGCAGAAGCCGCTCGGCCAAGGACTCCCGAGCGGCGGGAACCGCCAAGAGCGCAAGCTTCTCCTGGCGTAAGGCCTCTTGATATGCACCGACCCCCTTCACCCAGTCGATGGGAGTGCTGCTTTGCTCGTCGCAACCCGGCTCCTCCGCAAGCTTCACGCTTCCTCTTTTAGGACAGGAGCGTTAGGACAGGAGCGCTATCCGCTCCGGTCGCATCCCCGAGTAACGGGCGCTCCATGCGCCATTCTCCGTTCCGCGGAGCTCCACCCGTTTCGCAAGAGAGTCGCCTCGATTTGGCGCTCCTGCGCGCCAGCCTGGCGCTCGGCTCTCCCCAGCGCCTCCTCGACGATCGCCCGCTCCTGCGGCAGAGCGAGCAATGCAGCGGCCTTTCCGGCCGATTCGCGGATGGCGGTGCCGCTCGCCACATCGGGGTAGAGACCGCTCCGACTATCAAAGAAATCCTTCACCGACCAGAAGACGATGGCGAAGGCCCGCGCATAGGGATCGGTTACCTTCTTGCTGGCAAGAAAGTGGAAGAAATGAGACGCCGCGTTCTCTGCCCCGGCACGAAGCTCCCCGCTGACAATGTCGAAAAAGCGGAAGCGCTCCGCAAAGTGATCGGCGTTCTCAGCCTTGCTTCCGCAAGCGAGGGCGACCCGCTTTGCGGCCTTTCGCGCCCAGCGGGTGGGAGCCGCCGGGCTGACATGCTCGAAGAAGATCCGCCCCTGGGCGTCGGCGAGCACCCGCTCGCGTCCATCCCGCATCGGACGATAGTATCCCTTCGCCTCCCATGGCCCAGGTTGCTGCAACGCCTCCTCCGCTCCGGAGAGCAGCCCATTGTCCCGCAGCAGCGCGTCGCTGCGGCTCTGGTAGGCGGAGGCCAGCTTATCGTAGACATCGGCCAAGAGGCGCCGCTGATCGCTCGGCAGAGACCGGTGGACGCTCGAAACGAACTCTTCGAAGGAAGGAATCTGCTCCCCGTCGAGAGCCTTCTCCGCCCGGTCGTCCGGCTCCGAGAGGGATGCGCAGGGTCTTCCCCTCCGATCGGTCACGTGCGCCAGCTCCCGCAGCACGGCTGGATTGCTTTGCCACCGAGGGTCGCGCAGCGCGAGAGCCGTCGCCCGGCACGCGGCACTGTCGCTCCGGGCTTCCTGGGCCCTTTGCGTCTGCTCGAGCCTCTGGGCAAGCAGGGTCCCCAAGTCGGGAGCCTGCGCGAGCGGTTGCACCCGATCGGGAAGAGAGTCGGCTTCCCGGCAGAGGGCGGCCAAGCCAGAGCGGCTGAACGATGGGGCGGCGATCCGGATGACCTTTGCCCCTCCTTCGCCGCTCGGGCCAAGCACCAGAGCGGCCTCCGCCTCGTTGAGGATCGCAAATCCGTTGACCTCGTGCATCGTTCTTCTCGGGGGAGAATCGGGTCGGCTCTGACAGGACGGGGATCAGCCGCTCCGTTCCGGTCTCCGCAGATCCCTCTGCTTGGGGGGGGCGGCTCGCAGGACAACGTTCTCCTTTTGAGCGGGGAGAGAGCCTAAGCCGGGATCCTTCCCCTGTTGGAGCCAGGGCCCGAGGTCCTGTCCGTTCCGGGCCTGGCAGACCCGGCTCTCCTTGGGAAAGGGGACGACAGAAAAATGAATCGGTTCCATATCCTATGGAGTAGGTCGATGGAGCATCCGTCGGCAACCGAAGCGGCAGAGCCCGATCCGGCGAGCTCGGGTTCGGCGCCCCGGCTCGCCTTTCCCCCCGACTACATCTTGACGGATCCTGCAGCGATCTTGGCGGTGGAGTGCGCCGTCCATTCGATGGGGCTCGACGAATCGATTGCGGCGGTCCTCCTCGATGGACCCCCCGGATGCGGCAAGACCTTTCTTGGGAAGTCCCTCGCCCGGGCGTTGGGAGCGAGACGTTATCTCTTTCAGTTCTTCCCGGGCTGCGGAAAGGAAGAGATCCTTCGCGACCGCTCCCTGGACGGGCAGGGGCTCGTCCCGGGCCTCTTCCCTCAAGCGATTGCCTCCTCCCGGGAGCAGAAGACGGTCCTCATCCTCAACGAGCTCGACAAGGCCGACGTATCGGTCGACAGCTTCCTCCTGGACTTTCTCAACGAAGGAGCGATCACCATCCCTCAGCTGGGCGGAGAGCTGCGCGCCGATCCCAACCATCTCTTTGTGACGATCACCAAGAACGATCTCCGGGATGCGACCGAGGCGCTGATCCGCCGCTGCCGCTGCGTCTACATGGGCTGGCCCAGCCTCGAAACCGAAGTCCGGCTGATCCAGAGCGTCTGGCCCTGGGCGACGAAGCCGCTTTGCGAGCCTCTGATCTCCGCCGCCAATCAGCTCCGCCAGCACCCGGGAGTGAAGAAAAAACCCTCTCCGCCCGAAATCACCCGGCTGCTGGGCGACTGCTGGCGCATCCGCCGGCGCAACCTGACCCTCTTGGAGTGGAGCCGCTTTCTGGTGGCCGGCCTGGTCCCTCTCCCGCAGGACCGCAAGTACCTCGAGGAAAACCCGATGGCTCTGGCCGCGCGCGTCCGCTCCCTGATTCTTGCCGCGGACCGGCGGGCGGAAGCGCCAACGGGCGGGCCAGCGACGCGGGCGAACGGAAGCGGCAATGGATCCACGCGCATCCCGCCGTTCAGCGAAGAGATCCACTCCCAGGGGCCATCGGAGCCCGCCCGACCCGAGCCTCACGGTCCGGGCTCGCCGGGATGAGTGCGCAGAGAGCCGATCGCCGTCGCTTCCCTGCCGCTCTGCACGCGAGCTGCGCGGCATTGGCTGCCCGCACGGATCGCAAGCCAAACGCTTCGGAAGTGCCGCCTCGGTGGCTCTCGCACCATTGCCAACGGAACGGATGGCCCCGCTCGGAGCATAGGCACAACGCTCCCGTTGCCGGGAAAGCCCGCGGTGGGCAGGGTGAGTGGAGGAAGAGGACTGCCGTGGCTGCGAGAGGAAGATGCCCCGAGGCGAGGAGTGGCGGTAACCTATCGTTAGATCCATGGCGCATGACTGGAAATCCTCCCCTTCGTTGTCGCAGCAGATCTGGGTCCTGCTTTGGTCCGCTCTTCTCCTCCTCTGGATACCGCTCGACCTCCGCGCATACTGCCGACCATACCATCTTCAGCTCGTCTCCGTACGGCGTTACTACACGCTCTTCCTCTCTTCGGGGCAGGAGGGGGTTGGGGTAGGGCAGCCGCTGCTGCGGGAGACTGGGCTCCACCGGTTCCGCAACTTCGACTCCCGCTGCAGGAACCCCGTCTTCTGGCGGGAGCTCCCCGAGCGGCCCTATCTCGAGTTCCGCGCCTCCGTCGATGAGAGGCCGGTTCTGGTAGAAAAGGATGGCAGCACCTACACCATTCGCGTGACCTATCCCGGCTACGAGGAAATCGAGGTCCGTACCGATACCCTCCAACGGGTCGTTCCTCAAGGTTTCCTAGGGAAGGTCGATTTCTTCGAGGATCGGATCATGTGGGGCGGATGGCGGCCGCCGATCGAGGACTACTGGATCGTTGTCGACCTGGGCAAAATGTATGCCGCCTACCAGCAAAAGCCCCTCGTGGGCTCCCCTCCGCCTGGCCAGGCTCCTGCCTTTGACCAGGCTCCCCCGACCCCGCGCCCGACCCCCGCCTTTGGGTTGAGCAGCGGCTCTCTGCCCAATCTACCTCCCCCCTCTGTCCCAAGGAGCGCTCCTCCGCCCACGTTCCAGCAGTTTCTTACGAGCCAGGTGATCCAGCTCCTTCCCGCCGGGTATCGGATCGAGGGGAACAGGGTCTGGTGGCACTGGAAGCAGATCTACGACTCCGACTGGGATAAGCGGCTCCATGTCGAATGGAGGGCCTGGTATCGGTAGGAAGGTTTCCCGCGAGGAATGCGGGTTCTATGGTTTTAGCGGGAGAGGCCGCCTCAGGGCAAAGAAAGGAGGGGAGCCTATTTTGCAGCTGGCAGCGCCTAGCAGGGAATATCCTCCTTGGTTGCCGCAACGAGCGTGGGCCTTGCTCCGGTCTAGAGGAAGTTGACCGGCGGGCATCAGAGCGCTTGCGAGCAGAAAGTCGCCGGAGTCACAATGCGTGAACGGCCGATGCTTTCTCGTTCCAGCAATCCGGCTCGACGGTCACCAGTCACCAAGTAGTCGGCGTCACCCGCCAGTGCCATCGCCAGGAGGAACTCGTCGTTCGAATCCGTCGCTTCGACGCCTTCTGGCAGAGGCGGTAGCGCGTTCAACACGATGACACGCTGCATGTTGTTGACCATCGTGCCGACACGGTGAGCGGGCAAGATGGCTTTGAGCTTCGGATAACGGCTCGCACGGCGCAGCTCATCGAGCTGCGCTGCCGACGTCACTAGCTTAAACCTGCCCTCCCGCCAAGCGCGGTAGATCCTGTCCGGCGGACCATGCGGAGAGATCAGCGCGCCGAGCAACACATTGGTATCCAGGACTACTCGCATTGACGCTCACGAGCCCATTGCACCGCCTCCACGATGAGGTCATTCAATTCCGTTTCCCGTACGCCAGCCGCAGCGGCCTTGGCTTGAGCGACCGCAGTTTCCAACAGCGATGAGCGCACAGCTTCCTCAACGAAACGGGACAGGTCGCCTTTGCGTCCGCCGCCCTGGGCTGCCAGGAACATGCGTAGAGACTGATCTACGTCTGACGAGACGACGATGTTCCAACGAACAGTATTCATGGAGCTCCCTCCAAGTAAGCGTTTGGATGTGTAGATGCTTATACATCTTTTCGCTACTTCTTGCAAGAGATCGATGCATCGCCGATGAGGCGCGCGCCGAGACGGAGAGATTGGGCACGTTGGCTCCCCTCGGAATTGAGTCGGCAAGCAGAGCGGATTTTGCGCTCAGGGGTGGCAAGAAGCGGAGGAGGCGGATCGACTTGTGGCACTCCCGGACCGAGTGGGTCGCTCGGGTTCCTTGGGCCGACCGCCCGAGGATGGGGTTCGGCTGGCAGCTCCCATGGGCTAGCCGCGGGCGGCTCGCCCCCTTCCGGGAATGTCCCAAGACGATCCAGGAGCACGTGCGGGAATCATCGCCTTTCCCCAGGGCCGGATCGCCAACGAAACCATCGATGAGAGCCACGGGCGGATCGAGATGGCGGGATGGCCAGGAGCTTCGGCGCCCTGGGCATTGCCGCGTCCCGTGAAGCAGGAAGGTTGGGGCTCGCTCTTCCAGGGCTACCCGCTGGAAAGGGGGAAGGGGGGTCCAGCGCGGCCGAACGCCTCATCCTGGCTGAGAATCAAATTGACGGGCAGAGGCCGACGTAAGTTCAATTTGTCCTAGTAAGTAAGAAAGCAGACCACCATGCGAATCCTACTCCTCCCCCTCCTCCTCGCCGTTGGCCTTCCGACCTGCTCTTTACCCTGGGGCGGATCCGGCAATCCTCCCCAGCAACAGCAACAGGGAGGGCCTCCGGCCGGGGCCGCCAGGATGGGCTTCTTCGGCTTCCTCCCCGGCGGCTGTCCGCCAGTCACCGAGCAGACGCGGATGGAGGTCAACAACATGATCTACACGGCGATGGGACACAATGACATCTGGCTCCTCGCTGAATTGAGTGGGTAAGGGGGGGAGCGGATTTCGGTTAAGGGATGGCAAGAAGCGGGGTTCTTGCCCTCCGTCTTCGACGGATTTTTGGGGAGAGAGGAAGCCGTCAAGGACACTTCGACTTCGTCGATCCTCCTTGACGGCGGATTGCCAGACCGGGCTGCCTGGTGGATGCTTGCGGGATGGCTGCGAACAAGCTTTTTTGCTGCGGCGCTGCAACTAGGTTCGGAAGGGAAGGTGAGCCGGAGTGAGCTCTCCGCGAAGGAGCACACTCTGAAGATCTGGCTCGGGTTTGGAGCAAGGTCATCGGTTCACCTCTCCGGAATGTCGAAGAGCTTCCCCCGTACACGACACGGTGGAGAAGCGGTGGAGGCAGATGCACTTCGAGCAGTACCGGACCGAGTGGATCGCTCGGGTTCCTCGGATCAACTGTCCGGAGCAGGGAGTTCGGCTGGTGGAGGTTCCTTGGGCCAGGGCGGGGAGCGGGTTTACTCTCATGATGGAGGCGGTCATTTGGATGCTTTCCCGGGAGATGTCGGTTTCCGCGATGGCGGAGATGCTCAAGGAGCAAGATACCCGGCTCTGGCGGGTCTTGGGGCATTCCGTGGAAAAGGCCTACCGACGCGAGGACTGGAGCGGGGTCAAGAAGATCCTGGTGGATGAGACCAGGAGCAAGCGGGGCCACCGTTCCGTGACGGTCGTTACCGATGCGGAGAGCCGGAAGCTGCTCTTCCTTGCCGAGGGGAGAGGAAAGGAGGCTCTGGAGGCCTTCGCCAAGGAGAGGAAGGAACAGAATGCCGATCCGGGGCAGATCGAAGCGATCTGCATGGAGATGAGCCCCTCCTCCATCTCTGGAGCCCGGGAGGTTTTTCCGAAGGCGGAGAGGATTTTCGATCCTTTCCCGCTCATGCCGATGGCGGGAGACGCGGTCGACCAGGTGCGCAAGGAGTTCGGGCGTCAAGGGTTGCTGCCGAAAGGAAGCCTCTGGGCGCTCCGAGGCAACGAATGGACGCAAAGCTAGGAGCAGAAGGGTCTGCGGAGTTCCCTTTGCGCCGCCTATCCTCGATTGGGAAGAGCCATTGGGTTGCGGGAGGCTCTCCAAAAGATCCTCTCCCAGGAGGATCCCCAAGAGCTCCGCTGGTGGTTCCGGTGGGCGGATCGCAGTCGGCTTGCTCCCTTCCGAAGACTCTCGAAAACCATCCAAGAGCATCTGGGGGGAATCATCGCCTTTCTCCAGAGCCGGATCACCAACGGAACCATCGAAGCGATCAACGGGCTGATCCAGCTGGCCAAAAGGATGGCCAGAGGCTTTCGGAGCTTCCGCTACCTAAGAATTGCCGCGTTCCTCAAAGCCGGAAAGTTGCGGCTCGATCTTCCCGCTCTACCCACTTGAAACAGCGAAGAGGCCCCTTGATCAAGGCTCCTTGTCGTGCATCATCGCCTCTTCCTTCGCTGCTTCTTCGGC from Methylacidimicrobium sp. B4 includes these protein-coding regions:
- a CDS encoding MoxR family ATPase, producing MEHPSATEAAEPDPASSGSAPRLAFPPDYILTDPAAILAVECAVHSMGLDESIAAVLLDGPPGCGKTFLGKSLARALGARRYLFQFFPGCGKEEILRDRSLDGQGLVPGLFPQAIASSREQKTVLILNELDKADVSVDSFLLDFLNEGAITIPQLGGELRADPNHLFVTITKNDLRDATEALIRRCRCVYMGWPSLETEVRLIQSVWPWATKPLCEPLISAANQLRQHPGVKKKPSPPEITRLLGDCWRIRRRNLTLLEWSRFLVAGLVPLPQDRKYLEENPMALAARVRSLILAADRRAEAPTGGPATRANGSGNGSTRIPPFSEEIHSQGPSEPARPEPHGPGSPG
- a CDS encoding putative toxin-antitoxin system toxin component, PIN family; translated protein: MRVVLDTNVLLGALISPHGPPDRIYRAWREGRFKLVTSAAQLDELRRASRYPKLKAILPAHRVGTMVNNMQRVIVLNALPPLPEGVEATDSNDEFLLAMALAGDADYLVTGDRRAGLLERESIGRSRIVTPATFCSQAL
- a CDS encoding ribbon-helix-helix domain-containing protein, with product MNTVRWNIVVSSDVDQSLRMFLAAQGGGRKGDLSRFVEEAVRSSLLETAVAQAKAAAAGVRETELNDLIVEAVQWARERQCE